A genomic segment from Halomonas sp. GD1P12 encodes:
- a CDS encoding sulfatase produces the protein MSDRPNFILFITDQHRADFLGCYGHPLVRTPNIDTMAAQGTTFDRFYVASPVCMPNRASLMTGRLPSGHGVRYNGIPLSQRNVTFVELLRDAGYETALIGKSHLQTFTGIAPLHKPDEGRPGYHKAKGELGEAVRHDFASPLYHVEEPDFWAGKMPRVPTPFYGFDHVELVTGHGDQVGGDYTQWMLERKPEASCLMGQENQLPHDYSCPQAVRTAVPAELYSTSYIAERASAWIDARKDSDRPFFLMVSWPDPHHPFNPPGEYWDMYSPDEMPLPAAFKASDWTPPPHVAGVLQTRQAGKANLQGMNAIGCSAREAQEAQALTCGMITMIDDAVGRVQQALTDSGRADETVTIFTSDHGDHLGDHRLLFKGAEQYEQITRVPFIWADPEGERGVRSERLGQTLDIGATILERARIEPAWGMQGRDLTDASTAPDSLLIQYAHQAPMNGLGVCPNIHSLRDKRYRLSVFQGLEWGELYDLESDPGEFHNLWSAPEASALKTRLLEKLLQTELAHSETVPAPVARA, from the coding sequence ATGTCTGATCGACCCAATTTCATTCTTTTCATCACCGATCAGCATCGCGCTGATTTCCTTGGATGCTATGGCCATCCGTTAGTACGTACGCCCAATATCGACACGATGGCGGCGCAAGGTACGACCTTTGATCGTTTCTATGTCGCAAGCCCTGTGTGCATGCCCAATCGCGCCAGTCTGATGACCGGCCGTCTGCCTTCCGGGCATGGGGTGCGCTACAACGGTATTCCGCTTTCTCAACGCAATGTCACCTTCGTCGAGCTATTGCGCGACGCCGGCTATGAAACGGCGCTGATCGGCAAGAGTCATTTGCAGACGTTTACCGGTATCGCGCCGCTACACAAGCCTGATGAAGGTCGGCCTGGCTACCATAAGGCAAAGGGAGAGCTGGGCGAGGCAGTGCGTCATGACTTTGCTTCCCCTCTCTACCATGTCGAGGAGCCTGATTTTTGGGCGGGCAAGATGCCCAGGGTGCCAACGCCTTTTTATGGCTTCGATCATGTGGAACTGGTAACGGGACACGGTGACCAGGTGGGGGGCGACTATACCCAGTGGATGCTCGAGCGAAAGCCCGAAGCGAGCTGTTTGATGGGGCAGGAAAATCAGCTTCCGCACGACTACTCCTGCCCGCAAGCGGTACGTACCGCCGTACCTGCAGAACTATACTCGACTTCCTACATTGCTGAACGCGCCAGTGCATGGATCGATGCGCGTAAGGATAGCGATCGTCCCTTCTTTTTGATGGTGAGCTGGCCTGATCCTCACCACCCCTTCAACCCGCCAGGCGAGTACTGGGACATGTACTCACCGGATGAGATGCCGTTGCCGGCGGCCTTCAAGGCCAGCGACTGGACTCCGCCGCCGCACGTGGCTGGCGTATTGCAAACCCGTCAAGCGGGCAAGGCCAACCTTCAAGGCATGAACGCTATTGGTTGTTCGGCCAGAGAAGCACAAGAAGCGCAGGCGTTGACCTGTGGCATGATCACGATGATCGATGACGCAGTCGGTCGGGTACAGCAGGCGCTGACCGATTCAGGAAGAGCCGATGAGACGGTCACCATATTCACATCTGACCACGGGGACCATCTGGGCGATCATCGGTTGCTGTTCAAGGGAGCCGAGCAATACGAACAGATTACCCGTGTGCCTTTTATCTGGGCCGATCCTGAAGGCGAGCGGGGCGTACGTAGTGAGCGGCTGGGCCAAACATTGGATATCGGCGCAACGATTCTGGAGCGAGCCCGCATCGAGCCGGCCTGGGGAATGCAGGGGCGTGATTTGACCGATGCCTCGACAGCACCGGATTCCTTGCTCATCCAGTATGCGCATCAGGCGCCCATGAATGGCCTGGGGGTATGTCCCAATATTCACTCGCTTCGAGATAAACGGTATCGATTATCGGTATTCCAGGGGCTGGAATGGGGAGAGCTCTATGATCTTGAGAGCGATCCTGGTGAGTTTCATAACCTATGGAGCGCTCCGGAAGCGTCGGCGCTCAAGACTCGGCTGCTGGAAAAATTACTTCAAACTGAGCTGGCGCACAGCGAAACGGTACCTGCGCCGGTCGCTCGCGCTTAG
- the pobA gene encoding 4-hydroxybenzoate 3-monooxygenase, which translates to MKTQVAIIGAGPSGLLLGQLLQRQGIDNVIVERRSGEYVLSRIRAGVLEQGTVDLLREAGVDRRMDEEGLPHDGFELAFDNRRVRVALDELTGGSRVMVYGQTEVTRDLMAAREAAGATTFYETDDVQLFDLESDAPYLTFEHNGETVRLDCDYVAGCDGYHGVSRQSIPGDRLTEFEKVYPFGWLGVLSDTPPVSDELIYARHERGFSLCSMRSATRSRYYLQVPLDEKVEDWSDERFWEELKRRLPDEVANKLVTGPSIEKSIAPLRSFVVEPMQYGKLFLVGDAAHIVPPTGAKGLNLAASDVNTLYRLMVKVYQQGRTDLIERYSQTCLKRIWKAERFSWWMTSMLHTFSEKDNFDSRLQLAELDYVTRSEAGLKTVAENYVGLPYEPLE; encoded by the coding sequence ATGAAAACACAGGTGGCGATTATCGGTGCCGGCCCGTCCGGCCTGCTGCTGGGGCAGCTGTTGCAGCGCCAGGGGATCGACAACGTGATCGTCGAGCGGCGCAGCGGCGAGTACGTGCTGAGCCGTATCCGCGCCGGGGTGCTGGAGCAGGGCACGGTGGATCTTTTGCGTGAAGCGGGAGTCGATCGGCGCATGGATGAAGAGGGCTTGCCCCACGACGGCTTCGAGCTGGCCTTCGACAACCGCCGCGTGCGTGTGGCGCTGGATGAGCTGACTGGCGGCAGTCGGGTGATGGTTTACGGTCAGACCGAGGTGACGCGCGATTTGATGGCGGCCCGCGAGGCCGCCGGCGCCACCACGTTTTATGAAACGGACGACGTTCAGCTCTTCGATCTGGAAAGCGACGCGCCTTATCTCACCTTCGAGCATAACGGCGAAACCGTCCGGCTCGACTGTGACTACGTGGCCGGCTGCGACGGCTACCACGGCGTCTCGCGCCAGAGCATTCCCGGTGATCGCCTCACCGAGTTCGAAAAGGTCTATCCCTTTGGCTGGCTGGGGGTGTTATCAGACACGCCGCCGGTGTCGGATGAGCTGATCTACGCCCGCCACGAGCGTGGCTTTAGCCTGTGCAGCATGCGCTCCGCCACCCGCAGCCGCTACTACCTGCAGGTGCCGCTGGATGAAAAAGTGGAGGACTGGTCCGACGAGCGCTTCTGGGAAGAGCTCAAGCGCCGTCTGCCCGACGAGGTGGCCAACAAGCTCGTGACCGGGCCTTCCATCGAGAAGAGTATCGCGCCGCTTCGAAGCTTCGTGGTGGAGCCCATGCAGTACGGCAAACTGTTTTTGGTCGGCGACGCGGCGCACATCGTCCCGCCCACCGGCGCCAAGGGGCTCAACCTCGCCGCCAGTGACGTCAATACGCTCTACCGGCTGATGGTGAAGGTCTATCAGCAAGGCCGCACGGACTTGATCGAGCGCTACTCGCAGACCTGCCTGAAACGCATCTGGAAGGCCGAGCGTTTCTCCTGGTGGATGACGTCGATGCTGCACACCTTCTCCGAGAAAGACAACTTCGACAGTCGCTTGCAGCTCGCCGAACTCGATTACGTCACACGCTCCGAGGCGGGACTCAAGACGGTTGCAGAGAACTATGTCGGATTGCCTTATGAGCCGCTCGAGTAG
- a CDS encoding TRAP transporter substrate-binding protein has protein sequence MKAVFARCALAATIAGLSIASAQAATTLRMAHFWPGASGVNEDILQAWADTIAEESGGDLTVQMFPSGTLAKPDSIYEAAANGITDIGATAQGYTAGRFPLSQIVELPGVASSATQGACVLQTLYDEGHLDSEYEDTRPLFMFTTGPGGIHTTGTDVQTPADLEGLRIRRPTAVAGEMLENMGASPVGMPAPDIYTSMQRGVIDGLSFPWEGLGSFRINELVSYHTEVPFYTLIFVATMNQRAYDRLTPEQQAVIDDNSGMKWAEKAGEVFDRLDVEGKQEAVDAGHTIREIENPLEDPDWQGPLEEGIETYLSQLEERGLDQARDVYQAALSASAACESPQE, from the coding sequence ATGAAAGCTGTTTTCGCCCGGTGTGCGCTCGCCGCCACCATCGCTGGCCTTTCCATCGCTTCCGCCCAGGCAGCCACCACGCTGCGTATGGCTCACTTCTGGCCCGGCGCCTCTGGAGTCAACGAGGATATTCTACAGGCCTGGGCCGATACCATCGCCGAAGAGTCGGGCGGTGACTTGACCGTACAAATGTTCCCTTCGGGTACACTCGCCAAGCCGGATTCCATCTACGAAGCGGCGGCTAATGGCATTACCGACATCGGCGCAACCGCTCAGGGCTACACGGCGGGGCGTTTTCCGCTTTCCCAGATCGTCGAGCTTCCGGGCGTGGCGAGTTCGGCAACCCAGGGCGCGTGCGTACTGCAAACCCTTTATGACGAAGGCCACCTGGACAGCGAGTACGAGGATACGCGGCCGCTGTTCATGTTCACCACCGGCCCCGGCGGCATCCATACCACCGGCACCGATGTGCAGACACCGGCAGATCTCGAAGGACTTCGCATTCGCCGCCCGACCGCCGTGGCGGGTGAAATGCTCGAGAACATGGGCGCAAGCCCTGTCGGTATGCCGGCGCCGGACATCTATACGTCGATGCAGCGCGGCGTCATCGACGGTTTGAGCTTTCCCTGGGAGGGGCTTGGCAGCTTTCGTATCAACGAGCTGGTGAGCTATCACACCGAGGTGCCGTTCTACACACTGATTTTCGTCGCGACCATGAACCAGCGCGCCTACGATCGTTTGACGCCGGAGCAGCAGGCGGTGATCGACGACAACTCCGGCATGAAGTGGGCCGAGAAGGCTGGCGAGGTCTTTGATCGTCTCGATGTGGAAGGCAAGCAGGAAGCGGTCGACGCCGGGCACACGATTCGCGAAATCGAAAATCCGCTCGAGGACCCGGACTGGCAGGGACCGCTGGAGGAAGGTATCGAAACCTACCTGAGCCAGCTCGAAGAGCGCGGCCTCGATCAGGCGCGGGACGTTTATCAGGCCGCGCTGAGCGCCAGCGCAGCCTGCGAAAGCCCCCAGGAGTAA
- a CDS encoding helix-turn-helix domain-containing protein, which produces MSYSSIVPVFKLYGETRHWPTPDLLHCESIPERSRLHDWRIRPHRHTDLVHVLLITKGSVDLELEGAHHYQRDAGVIVVPAMTIHGFCFSPDVAGYIVTLAQPLADHLGVALDDGRALKQPGFYTLETAGNRAQIVTLVEQIDREYRHPAPGRRQLLEVLAQALAIELERLVLPRKPTPQRLVPKPREKGRQHLERFHALVEQRFREQPGIEALAGEVGLSRAHLNLLCRQQEGLSALQILHERVLLEAKRQLTYTNMTIAEIADGLGFSEPAYFTRFFKRNTSLAPRAFRQRQFSERAE; this is translated from the coding sequence ATGTCGTATTCTTCCATCGTTCCCGTATTCAAGCTCTACGGCGAAACCCGGCACTGGCCCACGCCGGATCTTTTGCACTGCGAATCGATTCCCGAGCGCAGCCGGCTGCACGACTGGCGTATTCGCCCGCACCGTCATACCGATCTGGTTCACGTGTTGTTGATCACTAAAGGCAGCGTGGATCTGGAGCTGGAGGGAGCCCACCACTATCAGCGGGATGCGGGGGTTATCGTGGTGCCGGCCATGACGATTCACGGGTTCTGTTTTTCGCCGGACGTGGCGGGGTACATCGTGACGCTGGCCCAACCGCTGGCGGACCATCTGGGGGTGGCGCTTGACGATGGCCGAGCGCTCAAGCAGCCGGGGTTTTACACCCTCGAAACCGCCGGAAATAGAGCGCAGATCGTCACGCTCGTCGAGCAGATCGACCGTGAGTATCGCCACCCGGCGCCGGGGCGGCGACAGCTTCTGGAGGTGCTGGCCCAGGCACTGGCCATCGAGCTCGAACGCCTGGTATTGCCGCGCAAACCCACGCCCCAGCGTTTGGTGCCCAAACCACGCGAAAAGGGCCGCCAGCACCTTGAACGGTTCCACGCGTTGGTCGAGCAGCGCTTCAGGGAGCAGCCCGGCATCGAGGCGCTGGCCGGCGAGGTTGGGCTCAGCCGCGCACACCTCAACCTTTTGTGCCGTCAGCAGGAGGGCCTGAGCGCCCTGCAGATACTCCACGAGCGGGTGTTGTTGGAGGCCAAACGCCAGCTTACTTATACCAACATGACCATCGCCGAGATCGCCGACGGCCTTGGTTTCTCCGAGCCGGCCTACTTCACCCGGTTTTTCAAGCGTAATACGTCGCTGGCTCCGCGCGCGTTTCGGCAGCGCCAATTTTCAGAGCGCGCAGAGTAG
- a CDS encoding TRAP transporter small permease, which translates to MQRSLEKASHWLAFCCRVVAGVALVALLMVTIADVSTRYLYRLTDGAFALRVSGSVELVSYLMLCSLLAAMAANVEKSQVVVEAFSHRLPQWVKNRLHGVYLLGFAALGLVLFTGLLDSAAAASRHGEVTQDLRLPMGPIYYAAAAMSLLLGIRSALHALLGALFGVDVEVADGE; encoded by the coding sequence GTGCAGCGTTCTCTGGAGAAGGCCAGCCACTGGCTGGCCTTTTGTTGTCGCGTGGTCGCCGGTGTGGCGCTAGTGGCGCTTCTAATGGTCACGATCGCCGATGTCAGTACCCGTTATCTCTATCGCTTGACCGACGGCGCGTTTGCGCTACGCGTGAGCGGCAGCGTCGAGCTGGTGAGCTACCTCATGCTGTGTTCGCTGCTGGCGGCCATGGCGGCCAACGTCGAAAAAAGCCAGGTGGTGGTCGAGGCGTTTTCGCATCGATTGCCCCAGTGGGTGAAAAATCGCCTTCACGGCGTCTATCTGCTGGGTTTTGCCGCGTTGGGACTGGTGCTGTTTACCGGGCTTCTGGATTCGGCGGCGGCGGCCTCGCGTCACGGTGAAGTAACCCAGGATCTGCGCCTGCCCATGGGACCCATTTACTACGCGGCGGCGGCCATGAGCCTGCTGCTCGGCATTCGCAGCGCCCTGCATGCGCTGCTGGGTGCGCTCTTTGGTGTCGATGTGGAGGTGGCCGATGGGGAGTGA
- a CDS encoding TRAP transporter large permease yields the protein MGSEMIGAIGLGLLLVLMVLRVPVALTMLIIGVGGFAQIISWDAAIAQLKTVPIEVLSNYSFSAVPMFILMGVLAAHSGMAGKLFDATRTICGGWKGGLAIAAVGSCGVFSAISGSSLATASTMTRVALPEMERYGYNRGLATGALAAGGTLGIMIPPSIALLIYAILTEQSVGDMFMAGLIPGLMGLVMYALTVTVVMRLRPDLAVAGERTSWRAKFSSISGLVPFFAVFLVMILGIYFGLFTPTEGASVGAFATLLYALYKGMRGAGLWRSLQETLALSSVVFFMLVGAETLGYFISVSRISFSISDFLYGMDLAPIVVVLCILLLYFVLGMFMDSIAMLVITVPVVYPIIQALGIDPVWFGVITVLTVELGLITPPVGMNVFVIKAMAPHVGLGEIFKGVAPFIVSDFVRLALLIIFPILSTFFLL from the coding sequence ATGGGGAGTGAAATGATCGGGGCCATCGGTCTTGGCCTGCTGCTGGTACTGATGGTGCTCAGAGTGCCCGTCGCGCTGACCATGCTGATCATCGGCGTGGGCGGCTTTGCGCAGATCATCAGCTGGGACGCCGCCATCGCGCAGCTCAAAACGGTGCCCATCGAGGTGCTGTCGAACTACAGTTTCAGCGCCGTTCCCATGTTCATCCTGATGGGCGTGCTGGCGGCACACTCGGGCATGGCGGGCAAGCTGTTTGACGCCACGCGCACGATCTGCGGCGGCTGGAAAGGGGGCCTGGCGATTGCCGCGGTTGGCTCCTGCGGAGTGTTTTCGGCGATTTCAGGCTCGTCGCTGGCCACCGCCAGCACCATGACCCGCGTGGCGCTACCGGAAATGGAGCGTTACGGCTACAACCGGGGCCTGGCCACCGGGGCGCTGGCCGCGGGCGGCACGCTCGGCATCATGATTCCGCCGAGTATCGCGCTTCTGATTTACGCCATTTTGACCGAGCAGTCGGTCGGCGACATGTTCATGGCGGGGCTGATTCCGGGCCTGATGGGGCTGGTCATGTACGCGCTGACGGTAACGGTCGTCATGCGCTTGCGCCCAGATTTGGCCGTGGCCGGCGAGCGGACGTCCTGGCGGGCGAAGTTTTCCTCGATATCCGGTCTCGTGCCTTTCTTCGCCGTTTTTCTGGTGATGATTCTGGGTATCTATTTCGGCCTGTTCACGCCCACAGAGGGCGCTAGCGTCGGGGCATTCGCCACGCTTCTCTACGCGCTTTACAAGGGCATGCGCGGGGCCGGTCTCTGGCGCAGCCTGCAGGAGACGCTGGCGCTGTCGTCGGTGGTGTTCTTCATGCTGGTCGGCGCCGAGACACTGGGCTACTTCATCTCGGTATCGCGCATCTCGTTTTCCATCAGCGACTTTCTCTACGGCATGGACCTGGCGCCCATCGTGGTGGTGCTGTGCATCCTGCTGCTCTACTTCGTGCTCGGCATGTTCATGGATTCCATCGCCATGCTGGTGATCACCGTTCCAGTGGTCTATCCGATCATCCAGGCGTTGGGGATTGACCCGGTCTGGTTCGGGGTCATCACGGTATTGACGGTCGAGCTTGGCCTGATCACCCCACCGGTGGGCATGAACGTGTTCGTGATCAAGGCCATGGCGCCGCACGTCGGGCTTGGCGAGATCTTCAAGGGCGTGGCGCCGTTCATCGTGTCGGACTTCGTTCGGCTGGCGCTGCTGATCATTTTCCCGATTCTAAGCACGTTCTTTTTGCTCTAG